The segment GTGTCGCCGCGCTCACCGGTGTCCGCGCCGTCGCCGCGCTGCTGGTGGTGCTCACGCATGCCGCGTACACCACCGGCAAGTATCCGCAGGGCTACACCGGGTTGGCGCTCTCCCGCGCCGAGATCGGGGTGCCGATCTTCTTCGTGCTGTCCGGTTTCCTGTTGTTCCGGCCGTGGGTGAGGGCTGCCGCCGCGGGGGCGGCACCGCCCTCGGTGCGCCGGTACGCCTGGCACCGGGTGCGCCGGATCATGCCGGCCTATGTGGTCACCGTGCTGGCCGCCTATGCGCTCTACCACTTCCGGCATGCCGGACCCAACCCCGGCCACACCTGGGAAGGGTTGCTGCGCAACCTTTCTCTGACCCAGATCTACGCCGACAACTACGTCTACCGGTTCCTGCACCAGGGCCTCACCCAGATGTGGAGTCTGGCGGTCGAGGCGGCGTTCTATGTGGCACTGCCGGCACTGGCCTGGCTGCTGCTGGTGCTGTTGTGCCGTCGCGTCTGGCGTCCCGCGCTGCTGCATGCCGGGCTGGCCGTGCTGTTCGCGGTGAGTCCGGCCTGGCTGGTGCTGGTGCACACCACCGATTTCCTGCCCGACGGCGCCCGGTTGTGGCTGCCGACCTATCTGGCGTGGTTTGTCGGCGGCATGCTGCTCGCGGTCCTGGAGGCTCGGGGCGCGCGCGCCTATGCGCTGGTGTGCATCCCGTTGGCGGTGATCAGTTATCTCATCGCGTCGACGCCGATCGCGGGGGAGCCGACCACCTCGCCCGCGCTGCTGAGCGAGGCCATCGTCAAGACGATCTTCTATGCGGCGATCGCCACCCTGGTGGTGGCGCCGTTGGCGCTGCCGGGGCCGACGCGCGCGGGGGACCGGTCCTGGTATTCGCGGTTGCTGGCCAGCAGGCCGATGGTGTTCCTCGGGGAGATTTCCTATGAGATCTTCCTGATTCACCTGGTGGTCATGGAGGTGGTGATGGTCGAGATCCTGCGCGACCCGGTGTACACCGGGTCGATGACGGCGCTGTTTCTCGGCACCATGGTGGCGACGATTCCGTTGGCCTGGCTGCTGCACCGCTTCACCCGGGTGCGCGACCGGTAGACCTCGGTACAATTTAGGGTACGCTAACCTAAGTTGAACCGAGGAGGGCTGATGATCGATCTCAAGCCGCAACGTGGCATCGAGGGTGTCCTGGTCAAACTGTGGCGGGGCGGTGACTACGAACTGACGGTCACCGGCCGCACCGAGATCACCCCGAACTTCCTGCGGTTGCATTTCACCGGACCAGAGCTGCTCACCGAACGCGCGATCCATCCGACCATGTGGGTCCGAGGCTGGTTCCCGGACGGCTCGCGCTCACATCAGCGCGGCTACACCCTGGTCAACCCCGATCCCGAGGCCGGCACCGTGGACATCGACTTCGCCATGCACGACGGGGTTGCCACCCGGTGGGCACGCGAGGCGCAGCCCGGCGACACCCTTGAGGTGACGGTGCTCGGCAGCGATTTCGCCGTCCCGGAACCGGCGCCCGCCGGGTACGTCATCGTCGGCGACACGGCGTCGCTGCCGGCCATCAACTCCCTGCTGGACGCCATCGGCGACGCTCCCGCCCAGGTGTTCTTGGAGTCCTCACATGACGACGACCGCGAATTGCCCACCGGCCGAGCCGATGTGACGTGGGTGGATCGCGAGGATGACGGCGGCGCGCTGGTCGAGGCGGTGGCCGCGGCGGCCTTCGATGCGCCGGACCACTTCGGCTGGGTGGCCTGTGACAACCGCACCACCCGGGCGGTGGCCCGGGTGCTGCGTGAGGACTACAAGATCCCGCGCAAGTCGGTGAAGGCGCGCGCCTACTGGGCCGCCTGAGCCACGCCCGCCACCTGCGGCACGACGAACCGCTCCAGCATCAGGCGTTCGTCGTCATCATCGCGGCCCGGGAACTGCAACAGCGAGATCAGCACCCGCACCAGCCAGCGTGCCCGCAGTTCGGCATCGGTCTGATCGCCCATCGAGGCCAGGAATGCCTCGGTGAGCGCTCGGATGACCTCGGAGCGTTCACCCATCTCACCGCCGATCGGGCGGGCGGAGCTGGCGAACCATGAAGCCAGCGAAGGGGTTTCGCGCACCCGATGCAGGGCGGCCAGCGCACCCTCGGTCACCCGCCGGTGCGGATCGGCAATCCCGGCCAGTTGTTCGCCGATTTCGGCGAACAGTCGGAGGGTCTCGCGGTGCACGTAGGCGGTGTAGAGCACGTCCCTGTTCTCGAAGTAGCGGTACAGGGTCGCCCGCGAGCAGCCTGCGGCCGCGGCGATGTCGTTCATGCCGACCGAAGCGGCGTCGCGGTGGCTGAACAATTCCTCGGCCGCATCCAGGATGCGCTCGGCCGCGGCCTCGACGCGCCGCTGCGCCAGCCAGTCGTTGCTCATCTGGTGATGGTGAACGGTACGGACAGTGGCCGGCGCACATAGCTGCCGCCCGCCCACACGATATTGTCCTCGTCCACTTCGAAATCCGTTATGCGGGTGAGCAATTCCTCCAGTGCGACCCTGGACTGCATGCGGGCGGCAGCGGCACCCAGGCAGTGATGCGCGCCGTGGCTGAACGTGAGGATATTGCGTGGTCGGCGGGTGACGTCGAGGTCGGCGGCGTCCGGGCCGTACTGGCGTTCGTCACGATTGCCCGAA is part of the Mycobacterium adipatum genome and harbors:
- a CDS encoding acyltransferase family protein — translated: MTAQQQAQGGLESVSSTERVAALTGVRAVAALLVVLTHAAYTTGKYPQGYTGLALSRAEIGVPIFFVLSGFLLFRPWVRAAAAGAAPPSVRRYAWHRVRRIMPAYVVTVLAAYALYHFRHAGPNPGHTWEGLLRNLSLTQIYADNYVYRFLHQGLTQMWSLAVEAAFYVALPALAWLLLVLLCRRVWRPALLHAGLAVLFAVSPAWLVLVHTTDFLPDGARLWLPTYLAWFVGGMLLAVLEARGARAYALVCIPLAVISYLIASTPIAGEPTTSPALLSEAIVKTIFYAAIATLVVAPLALPGPTRAGDRSWYSRLLASRPMVFLGEISYEIFLIHLVVMEVVMVEILRDPVYTGSMTALFLGTMVATIPLAWLLHRFTRVRDR
- a CDS encoding siderophore-interacting protein gives rise to the protein MIDLKPQRGIEGVLVKLWRGGDYELTVTGRTEITPNFLRLHFTGPELLTERAIHPTMWVRGWFPDGSRSHQRGYTLVNPDPEAGTVDIDFAMHDGVATRWAREAQPGDTLEVTVLGSDFAVPEPAPAGYVIVGDTASLPAINSLLDAIGDAPAQVFLESSHDDDRELPTGRADVTWVDREDDGGALVEAVAAAAFDAPDHFGWVACDNRTTRAVARVLREDYKIPRKSVKARAYWAA
- a CDS encoding TetR/AcrR family transcriptional regulator yields the protein MSNDWLAQRRVEAAAERILDAAEELFSHRDAASVGMNDIAAAAGCSRATLYRYFENRDVLYTAYVHRETLRLFAEIGEQLAGIADPHRRVTEGALAALHRVRETPSLASWFASSARPIGGEMGERSEVIRALTEAFLASMGDQTDAELRARWLVRVLISLLQFPGRDDDDERLMLERFVVPQVAGVAQAAQ